The bacterium DNA window TACGGTCCGATCAAGGCCTTGTGGTTCTAAATATGAAAGAGATTCACTGGATTGAAGCGAGGGAAAAATGCAGCGTGGTGCATTGCGGAAGCAATGAATATTTCGTTCGTCCCGGACTTCAATCGCTGGAAAATAAGTTGGATCCACATCAGTTCGTTCGAATCCATCGTTCATACCTTGTGAATGTTGATAGCATCCGCGAATTGAAACCATCGGTCAAAAGAGGATACACGGTTCTTCTCAAAGAAGGCACGGAATTGATCTGGAGCCGTCATTACAAAGATCGGCTTCGCGTTCTGCAGGAACTCTCACTCAAACTGTAATTCTTCAAAAATCCGAATAAACGGTACGCTTCCGCGAATTCTCAACTAGAGCATCGAAATCCCGGCATCTGCGGTATGCAATTTCTACCGAAAGGATCAATCGTTTTTTATTCACCGTATCTCCGCTCCCGTTTTCTTGAATCTATCTGGCTCTATCCCGAGGAGGCTAAAGGGTACGGAACTTGCGTTAAGAAGTGTGAACGCTAAACACCAACTCTCTATTAAGGAGGAGCTATGAAACTGAAAACATTCCTGGTGACGATTGCGCTTCTGGCGGTTGCAGCGGCTCCTGTTCTGGCACAAGTTTCTACCAGAGCAGGATCCATTTACGGCAAAGTCAATGATGACAAAGGGCAACCGCTTCCCGGCGTAACAATCACACTGGAATCAACCGAGATTCAGCCGCAAACATCGACCACAGGACCGGCCGGCGGTTTCCGTTTC harbors:
- a CDS encoding LytTR family transcriptional regulator encodes the protein MIERKILLRSDQGLVVLNMKEIHWIEAREKCSVVHCGSNEYFVRPGLQSLENKLDPHQFVRIHRSYLVNVDSIRELKPSVKRGYTVLLKEGTELIWSRHYKDRLRVLQELSLKL